From Brachionichthys hirsutus isolate HB-005 chromosome 2, CSIRO-AGI_Bhir_v1, whole genome shotgun sequence, one genomic window encodes:
- the b4galt5 gene encoding beta-1,4-galactosyltransferase 5: MPTHLRFRRRSFLGLLFLFSLSTSALYFIYSAPGIVNEYVFMVQARGIQIRENVKNIGAQVLEQVVRGAYSNGTDYSYDFNVSESEAPPSTYLPEGFTYLPSGVCPEKLLSMKGRLEVNMSEVSLEEVERSFLASRPSIAPGGYWKPKDCLPRWKVAILVPFRNRHEHLPILLRHLVPVLQKQRLQFAFYLIEQVGTEPFNRAMLFNVGFKEAIKDLDWDCLIFHDVDHLMENDRNYYGCTDMPRHFAVKLDKYSYMLPYNEFFGGVSGLTVKQFQKINGFPNAFWGWGGEDDDLWNRVRFANYTVSRPRGERGRYMSIPHHHRGEAQFLGRYSLLRHSKERQKVDGLINLNYSPLVSRRPLYTNVTVSLSRKLAPVADY; encoded by the exons ATGCCGACGCATTTGCGGTTCCGGAGAAGGTCATTCCTTGGGCTCTTATTCCTCTTCTCGCTGTCCACCTCTGCATTGTATTTCATCTACTCCGCCCCTGGAATAG TCAATGAATATGTGTTCATGGTCCAGGCCAGAGGGATCCAGATCAGAGAGAATGTGAAGAACATCGGGGCTCAGGTTCTGGAGCAGGTGGTGAGGGGCGCCTACAGCAACGGCACAG ATTATTCATATGACTTCAACGTGAGCGAGagtgaagcccccccctccacgtACCTGCCAGAGGGTTTCACCTACCTCCCCTCCGGCGTCTGCCCGGAGAAGCTGCTCTCCATGA AGGGGAGGTTGGAGGTGAATATGAGTGAGGTTtctctggaggaggtggagagatcCTTTCTGGCGAGTCGACCCAGCATTGCTCCAGGAGGCTACTGGAAACCCAAAGACTGTTTACCCCGCTGGAAG GTGGCCATCCTAGTCCCATTCAGAAACCGACATGAACACTTACCCATTCTCCTGAGACACCTGGTGCCGGTGCTACAGAAACAGAGACTCCAGTTTGCATTTTATCTCATAGAGCAG GTGGGCACTGAACCGTTTAACCGAGCAATGTTGTTCAACGTGGGCTTCAAAGAGGCAATAAAGGACTTGGACTGGGACTGCCTGATCTTTCATGATGTGGACCACCTCATGGAGAACGACAGAAACTACTACGGCTGCACAGACATGCCCCGACACTTTGCAGTCAAACTAGACAAGTACTCCTACAT GCTGCCGTATAATGAATTCTTCGGTGGTGTCAGTGGCCTGACAGTGAAGCAGTTCCAAAAGATTAATGGATTTCCGAATGCGTTCTGGGGctggggaggagaggatgatGACCTCTGGAACAG GGTGAGATTTGCGAACTACACAGTAAGTAGACCTCGCGGAGAGCGGGGACGCTACATGTCGATTCCTCATCACCACCGTGGAGAAGCCCAGTTCCTGGGAAG GTATAGTCTACTACGGCATTCAAAGGAGAGACAAAAAGTAGATGGCCTCATCAACCTCAACTACTCCCCCCTAGTGTCCAGGAGGCCTCTCTACACCAACGTCACCGTCAGCTTGAGCAGAAAGCTAGCGCCGGTAGCCGACTACTGA